Proteins co-encoded in one Leucoraja erinacea ecotype New England unplaced genomic scaffold, Leri_hhj_1 Leri_114S, whole genome shotgun sequence genomic window:
- the LOC129715382 gene encoding THAP domain-containing protein 2-like codes for MTCVTVDAILLSIYWAVMASSAKSSSHCSAINCSNRKSKRPELSFLGSPIKKKGEMTYKRQKASSIYRSLHTTENNCTCQRWVQNTRRQDFLHRSTEYLSANCCLCSVHFELDQFSNKQTKNRLNWNAVPTLFDVPNPPKRLSSQRRLLKRTNVNLPSSPTPLKQQRVPYNIQTEHSYCSAADKVPREEPSSVSTTPETPDLQITPNVNDSRALKKDFLC; via the exons atgacgtgtgtgaccgtcgacgccatattgttaagcatttattgggctgtaatggcgtcctcagctaaatcttcatctcactgctccgctatcaactgttctaatcgtaaatctaaacgaccagagctgtcattcttaggttccccaataaaaaagaaag gtgaaATGACATATAAGAGACAAAAAGCAtcgtcaatatacaggtctctccacacaactgaaaacaattgcac atgtcaacggtgggtccagaatactcgtcgacaagatTTCCTACACCGAAGTACGGAGTACTTGTCAGCCAACTGTTGTCTTTGTTCTGTACACTTTGAACTTGACCAGTTTTCCAACAAGCAGACTAAGAACAGGCTAAATTGGAATGCTGTTCCAACGCTCTTCGACGTTCCTAACCCGCCGAAACGTCTGTCTTCCCAACGGAGGTTACTCAAGAGGACGAATGTGAACCTCCCATCCTCACCAACGCCTTTAAAACAGCAACGAG TGCCATACAACATACAGACAGAACATTCTTACTGCTCAGCTGCAGACAAAGTTCCGCGGGAAGAACCCAGCAGTGTCTCTACAACTCCTGAAACACCTGATCTTCAAATCACACCAAATGTAAATGACAGCAgagctctgaagaaggattttctttgttaa
- the LOC129715379 gene encoding insertion element IS630 uncharacterized 39 kDa protein-like — protein sequence MTMKQLYRVPFERNSVRVKGLRREHVQRILAMDGAAQPHEFIYIDEAGFNLSKTRRRGRNIIGQRAIVYGPGQRGGNISFCAAVSLRGLLCHHAKLGPYNTQHIISFLDALHNIAVQDRPEQPRFVVLWDNVSFHRAALVRTWFTNHNQFEVVYLPPYSPFLNPIEELFSAWRWRVYDRQPHARMPLLQAMEQACGDIEVRSIHGWIRHTRGYFPRCLVGEDIACDVDEILWPDPNRRQDP from the exons ATGACCATGAAGCAACTGTACAGGGTCCCATTTGAGAGGAACAGTGTCAGGGTCAAAGGACTTCGACGTGAACATGTACAG AGAATCTTGGCCATGGATGGAGCTGCACAGCCTCATGAATTTATTTACATTGATGAGGCTGGATTCAACCTTAGCAAAACAAGACGACGGGGTCGTAATATAATTGGCCAAAGGGCAATTGTGTacggcccggggcagcgcggGGGAAATATCTCATTTTGTGCCGCCGTAAGCCTTCGAGGGCTTCTGTGCCATCATGCAAAACTAGGTCCATACAATACACAACATATCATCTCATTTCTAGATGCTCTTCATAATATAGCTGTACAGGACAGACCAGAGCAGCCCAGGTTTGTTGTTCTCTGGGATAATGTCAGTTTCCATCGGGCTGCTCTGGTCCGGACCTGGTTCACCAACCATAATCAATTTGAAGTGGTATACTTGCCCCCTTACTCGCCATTTCTAAACCCTATAGAAGAATTATTTTCGGCTTGGAGATGGCGTGTATATGACCGCCAACCACATGCCCGCATGCCTCTTCTGCAGGCAATGGAACAGGCCTGCGGAGACATTGAGGTGAGGTCAATCCATGGATGGATTCGGCACACAAGGGGATATTTTCCCCGATGCCTAGTGGGAGAAGACATTGCTTGCGATGTGGATGAGATCCTGTGGCCAGACCCCAACAGACGGCAGGATCCATAA